From a single Prosthecobacter fusiformis genomic region:
- a CDS encoding DUF1553 domain-containing protein, whose amino-acid sequence MLKTASRLTCWILHLVPAVGMAAVVEPTEFFEKRIRPLLLEHCTECHGADKQKGSLRLDHRGGWEIGGDSGPSIVPGKIEDSLLWKVVSYEDRDLKMPPKKKLPAAALEDLKTWIANGAHDPRDDAPSVKGSHSSPKADGSFWSFQPPTAKLPAPVKKTDWAYNAIDHFILSKLESEGAKPAPEADVSTLTRRLSFDLTGLPPGKDASNISKADQTVTDPVKLEELEELVDTMLATPAFAERWASHFMDITRFAESSGGGRSLPFKDAWRFRDYLLEAIQSNVPVDRMITQMIAGDLMPAKNAAERSMNLTATGFLALGPTNYEEQDKQMLRMDIVDEQLDTIGKSFMGMTIGCARCHDHKFDPIPTRDYYAMAGILRSTRTLKNYTDNVAHWIDTPLPYEGEEEIKMQEKEKAMARLTDEIASLKNDLGDIGGAALRKRATLSIDDLPGVVVDDSAAQKVGYWKESKMYPPFIGQGYVSDYNEAKGEKTLTFTPKLPQAGRYEVRLAFSAGPGRALRIPATIFHADGEELVYFKQSTEGLKGLQFVSLGTFRFEKTGQNFVMISNAGSEGYVTVDAVQFLPTDMEMPEVQKPVVSEEETQIQTRLAALSKQLRLLQRDGPIRQEAMTVAEDEKPEDARIHVRGNIRNLGATVPRGFIQVATKGEVPEIHANQSGRLQLAQWMTGRNHPLTARVFVNRVWHWIFGTGIVRSTDNFGITGELPSHPELLDYLAVKFMEDGWSLKRLVKEMVMSRTYRMSSEGTIAENDPDNRLLARMNRKRLDAECIRDAMLIAADSVDARWAGPNIGDAKAVDSNDTKVQNMEYSYPFNDSRRSVYTAAFRNVRHPLFEVFDFADINQPISQRTTSTVATQALYLMNNPQVIELARATAQKVMTADTMEQGIHQAYQRSLNRNASQEEVKIAEDFLDASISGNSTEDETRDAWARLIQTLWATPEFRFVK is encoded by the coding sequence ATGCTGAAAACCGCCTCTCGCCTTACTTGCTGGATTCTGCATCTTGTGCCTGCTGTCGGCATGGCCGCAGTGGTGGAACCGACGGAATTTTTCGAGAAACGCATCCGGCCATTGCTCTTGGAACATTGCACCGAGTGTCATGGTGCCGATAAACAAAAAGGCAGCCTGCGGCTGGACCATCGTGGAGGTTGGGAAATAGGTGGAGATTCCGGTCCAAGCATTGTTCCAGGCAAGATCGAGGATAGCCTGCTGTGGAAAGTCGTCAGCTACGAGGATCGTGACCTCAAAATGCCGCCCAAGAAAAAACTGCCTGCGGCGGCACTGGAAGACCTGAAGACATGGATCGCCAATGGCGCGCATGATCCCCGGGATGATGCTCCCTCGGTCAAAGGCAGCCATAGCAGCCCAAAGGCCGATGGCAGTTTTTGGTCTTTTCAGCCGCCGACGGCCAAGCTCCCGGCTCCGGTGAAAAAAACCGATTGGGCTTACAATGCCATTGATCACTTTATCCTGTCAAAGCTGGAGAGTGAGGGGGCCAAGCCGGCTCCCGAGGCGGACGTTTCCACATTGACTCGCAGACTCTCCTTTGACCTCACCGGTCTCCCGCCCGGCAAAGATGCCTCCAACATTTCAAAAGCGGATCAAACCGTGACTGATCCTGTGAAACTGGAGGAACTGGAGGAACTGGTGGATACGATGCTGGCGACTCCTGCCTTTGCGGAAAGATGGGCGTCCCATTTCATGGACATCACGCGCTTTGCGGAATCCTCCGGCGGAGGGCGCTCACTGCCATTCAAGGATGCCTGGCGTTTTCGTGATTATCTTTTGGAGGCCATTCAATCCAATGTTCCGGTGGACCGGATGATCACACAGATGATCGCCGGAGATTTAATGCCAGCGAAGAATGCAGCCGAACGCAGCATGAACCTGACAGCGACAGGTTTCCTGGCCCTGGGTCCAACCAATTATGAGGAACAGGACAAGCAGATGCTGCGCATGGACATTGTGGACGAGCAACTGGACACCATCGGCAAATCATTCATGGGAATGACTATCGGCTGCGCACGCTGTCACGACCACAAGTTCGACCCCATCCCCACCCGCGATTATTATGCGATGGCGGGTATCCTTCGCAGCACTCGCACTTTAAAAAATTATACAGACAATGTGGCCCACTGGATTGATACTCCCCTGCCCTACGAAGGTGAGGAGGAGATAAAAATGCAGGAGAAGGAAAAAGCCATGGCCAGGCTAACGGATGAAATTGCCTCTCTGAAAAATGACCTGGGAGACATCGGCGGGGCCGCGCTGCGCAAACGTGCAACGTTGAGTATCGATGACCTCCCCGGCGTGGTCGTGGACGACAGTGCCGCACAGAAGGTGGGTTACTGGAAGGAAAGCAAAATGTATCCGCCATTTATTGGCCAGGGATATGTGAGCGATTACAATGAAGCCAAGGGTGAAAAGACTCTCACCTTCACGCCCAAACTGCCCCAGGCAGGACGTTACGAAGTGAGACTGGCCTTCAGTGCTGGCCCTGGCCGTGCCCTGCGCATTCCAGCGACCATCTTTCATGCCGATGGGGAGGAACTGGTCTATTTCAAACAGAGTACGGAAGGCTTGAAGGGCCTCCAGTTTGTTTCACTGGGTACCTTCCGGTTTGAAAAAACGGGGCAGAATTTTGTGATGATTTCCAATGCTGGCTCTGAGGGCTATGTGACGGTGGATGCAGTCCAATTTCTGCCCACTGATATGGAAATGCCGGAGGTACAGAAGCCCGTGGTGAGTGAAGAAGAAACACAGATCCAAACAAGACTGGCCGCACTGAGCAAGCAACTCCGCCTCCTTCAAAGAGACGGTCCCATACGCCAGGAAGCGATGACTGTGGCGGAAGATGAGAAACCGGAGGACGCCCGTATTCACGTCCGGGGAAACATCCGCAATCTAGGGGCAACGGTGCCGCGCGGGTTTATCCAGGTAGCCACCAAAGGTGAGGTCCCTGAGATCCATGCAAATCAGAGCGGGCGGCTGCAACTGGCCCAATGGATGACGGGACGTAACCATCCACTGACCGCTCGTGTCTTTGTCAACCGTGTGTGGCACTGGATCTTCGGGACAGGCATCGTCCGTAGCACGGATAATTTTGGCATTACAGGAGAACTGCCATCCCACCCAGAACTGCTGGACTATCTGGCCGTAAAATTCATGGAGGATGGCTGGAGCCTGAAGCGACTCGTTAAAGAAATGGTGATGAGCCGCACCTATCGCATGAGCTCTGAAGGTACGATTGCGGAGAACGATCCCGACAATCGCCTGCTAGCCCGCATGAATCGTAAACGGCTCGACGCTGAATGCATCCGCGATGCCATGCTCATCGCCGCAGACAGCGTGGACGCACGCTGGGCAGGCCCCAATATCGGGGATGCCAAGGCCGTTGATTCCAATGATACGAAGGTGCAAAACATGGAGTATTCGTATCCCTTCAATGACAGCCGCCGCAGCGTATATACTGCCGCCTTCCGCAACGTCCGGCATCCTCTATTTGAAGTCTTCGACTTTGCCGACATCAACCAGCCTATCTCCCAGCGGACCACCAGCACCGTGGCCACTCAGGCGCTTTATTTGATGAACAATCCGCAGGTTATCGAACTGGCCCGCGCCACCGCGCAGAAGGTGATGACCGCAGACACCATGGAACAAGGCATCCACCAGGCTTACCAGCGCTCACTGAATCGCAATGCCTCGCAGGAAGAAGTCAAAATCGCTGAGGATTTCCTGGATGCTTCGATTTCTGGTAACAGCACCGAAGATGAAACCCGGGATGCCTGGGCGCGGCTCATTCAAACACTGTGGGCCACCCCTGAGTTTAGGTTCGTAAAATAG
- a CDS encoding TVP38/TMEM64 family protein, which translates to MISRRGKGALWTLILVVLAGIIVPFLIWGEHFDEILNLEGAQRWMQGYGDWAWAAGIVLLMSDIVLPIPSTVVMSALGWMYGWWLGGLIAASGSFLSGMAAYGLCRWLGRSAAKWIAGEEGLRQGEALFAQKGGWLVALSRWAPVLPEAVACLAGMMQMRWSTFVLALACGSLPLGFTFALIGQLGHSSPTWAIILSAILPLILWSCAAKWWRK; encoded by the coding sequence ATGATATCCAGACGTGGCAAAGGAGCATTGTGGACTCTGATTCTGGTGGTGCTGGCAGGCATCATCGTCCCCTTCTTAATTTGGGGGGAGCACTTTGATGAAATCTTGAACCTGGAAGGCGCTCAACGTTGGATGCAGGGGTATGGAGACTGGGCCTGGGCGGCAGGGATAGTACTGCTCATGAGTGACATTGTTTTGCCGATCCCTAGCACCGTGGTCATGTCAGCTTTAGGCTGGATGTATGGCTGGTGGCTGGGAGGGCTGATCGCGGCAAGCGGATCTTTTTTATCCGGTATGGCAGCTTATGGACTGTGCCGGTGGCTGGGAAGATCCGCTGCAAAATGGATCGCCGGTGAGGAGGGATTACGGCAAGGGGAAGCTCTGTTCGCCCAAAAAGGCGGGTGGCTCGTGGCACTCTCCCGTTGGGCACCCGTACTGCCGGAAGCAGTGGCCTGCCTGGCCGGTATGATGCAGATGCGCTGGAGCACCTTTGTGCTGGCGCTTGCCTGCGGATCTTTGCCTCTCGGCTTTACATTTGCCCTCATCGGCCAGTTAGGTCATTCCAGCCCCACATGGGCAATCATCCTGAGTGCTATCTTGCCGCTCATCCTATGGAGTTGCGCAGCTAAGTGGTGGCGGAAATAA
- the fabG gene encoding 3-oxoacyl-[acyl-carrier-protein] reductase, whose product MGKLQDKVAVVTGAGRGIGKAIAEKFAAEGAKVAVISRTEANSQAAAEAINALYPGAAKGYAVDVANGPAVAELGKIVLTDFGHVDILVNNAGVTKDGLLLRMSEDDWDFVVDTNLKGTFNMVKAFQRSILKQKGARIINVASVIGLIGNAGQANYAASKAGVIGFTKSLAREFAGRGVTANVIAPGFIATDMTGVLDEKVKAAVLEKIPLADFGQAEDIAAAALFLASSEARYITGQVLAVDGGMVM is encoded by the coding sequence ATGGGTAAACTCCAAGATAAAGTCGCAGTCGTCACCGGTGCCGGACGTGGCATCGGCAAAGCCATCGCCGAAAAATTCGCTGCTGAAGGGGCCAAAGTGGCCGTGATCAGCCGTACCGAGGCCAACTCCCAAGCCGCCGCAGAGGCGATCAATGCGTTGTATCCTGGCGCAGCCAAAGGCTATGCCGTGGATGTGGCCAACGGCCCAGCTGTGGCAGAGCTGGGCAAGATCGTACTGACGGACTTTGGTCATGTGGACATCCTGGTCAACAACGCCGGGGTGACGAAGGATGGCCTGCTGCTGCGCATGAGCGAGGATGATTGGGACTTTGTGGTGGACACCAATTTGAAGGGTACCTTTAACATGGTGAAGGCTTTCCAACGCAGCATCTTGAAACAAAAAGGCGCACGAATCATCAATGTGGCATCGGTGATTGGCCTCATTGGCAATGCCGGTCAGGCAAACTATGCAGCATCGAAAGCAGGCGTGATCGGCTTCACGAAGTCGCTGGCACGTGAATTCGCTGGCCGCGGGGTCACCGCCAACGTGATCGCCCCCGGATTCATCGCGACCGACATGACAGGTGTGCTGGATGAGAAGGTGAAGGCTGCCGTGCTCGAAAAAATCCCTCTAGCCGACTTCGGCCAAGCGGAGGACATCGCCGCAGCAGCCCTGTTTTTGGCCAGTTCCGAAGCACGCTACATCACGGGCCAGGTGCTGGCTGTGGATGGTGGCATGGTGATGTAA